In a single window of the Shumkonia mesophila genome:
- the kdpB gene encoding potassium-transporting ATPase subunit KdpB produces MSAKHPRPAAGVLAPALVGPAIRAAFAKLDPRVLVSNPVMFVVEVVSVLATLALAWEAVSGGSIGLTAQIAGWLWFTVLFANFAEALAEGRGKARADSLRATHQETEARRLVSPDGRKTEAVPSSELRPDDVVLVEAGDIIPADGEIIEGIASVDEAAITGESAPVIRESGGDRSAVTGGTRVVSDWIKVRVTAKPGESFLDRMIAMVEGARRQKTPNEIALNILLVGMTLIFLIVVVTLEPFASYAGATIPVVFLIALLVTLIPTTIGGLLSAIGIAGMDRLVQANIIAKSGRAIEAAGNVDTLLIDKTGTITFGNRMADAFVSLRGVTVPELAEAAALASLSDDTPEGRSIVELAKTKHGFTADASQVRTFIPFTAQTRMSGAELSDGEVRKGAEDAILAYADPAETGGIKRIVEEIARTGGTPMLVARDRRILGVVHLKDIVKPDIALRFAELRRMGIRTVMITGDNALTAAAIAAEAGVDDFLAEATPEKKLEWIRKEQAQGRMVAMCGDGTNDAPALAQADIGVAMNDGTQAAREAANIVDLDSDPTKLLEVVRIGKQLLISRGSLTTFSIANDVAKYFAILPALFVTAYPSLQALNVMGLASPQSAILSAVVFNALIIVALIPLALRGIRYVPSSASALLRRNLMVYGAGGLIVPFVGIKLIDMVLTSLGLA; encoded by the coding sequence ATGAGTGCCAAGCATCCCCGCCCCGCCGCCGGCGTCCTCGCCCCCGCGCTGGTCGGACCCGCCATCCGGGCCGCGTTTGCCAAGCTCGATCCGCGTGTCCTCGTCTCCAATCCGGTCATGTTCGTGGTCGAGGTGGTCTCCGTTCTCGCCACGCTTGCCCTGGCGTGGGAGGCCGTCTCCGGCGGCTCGATCGGCCTGACGGCCCAGATCGCCGGCTGGCTGTGGTTCACCGTGCTGTTCGCCAACTTCGCCGAGGCCCTGGCCGAAGGCCGCGGCAAGGCCCGCGCCGACAGCTTGCGGGCAACCCACCAGGAGACCGAGGCCAGGCGCCTGGTCTCGCCGGATGGCCGCAAGACCGAGGCTGTACCCAGCAGCGAGTTGCGCCCCGACGACGTCGTCCTCGTCGAGGCCGGCGACATCATCCCGGCGGACGGCGAGATCATCGAAGGCATCGCCTCGGTCGACGAGGCCGCCATCACCGGCGAGTCGGCGCCGGTCATCCGCGAGAGCGGCGGCGACCGCTCGGCCGTCACCGGCGGCACCCGGGTGGTTTCCGACTGGATCAAGGTGCGTGTCACCGCCAAGCCGGGCGAAAGCTTTCTCGACCGCATGATCGCCATGGTCGAAGGCGCCAGGCGCCAGAAGACACCCAACGAGATCGCCCTCAATATCCTGCTCGTCGGCATGACGCTGATCTTCCTGATCGTCGTCGTCACGCTCGAGCCCTTCGCCAGCTATGCGGGAGCGACAATCCCCGTCGTCTTCCTGATCGCGCTTCTCGTCACCCTCATCCCGACGACCATCGGCGGCCTTTTGTCGGCGATCGGCATCGCCGGCATGGACCGGCTTGTCCAGGCCAACATCATCGCCAAGTCGGGCCGCGCCATCGAGGCGGCGGGCAACGTCGACACGCTGCTGATCGACAAGACCGGCACCATCACGTTCGGCAACCGCATGGCGGACGCGTTCGTGTCCTTGAGGGGCGTGACGGTCCCGGAACTCGCCGAGGCGGCCGCCCTGGCTTCGCTCAGCGACGACACGCCGGAAGGGCGTTCCATCGTCGAACTGGCGAAGACCAAGCATGGCTTCACGGCCGACGCGTCCCAGGTGAGGACGTTCATCCCCTTCACCGCGCAAACCCGCATGAGCGGCGCCGAGCTTAGCGACGGCGAAGTCCGCAAGGGGGCCGAGGACGCCATCCTCGCCTATGCCGATCCGGCCGAGACCGGCGGTATCAAACGGATCGTCGAAGAGATCGCCCGCACCGGCGGCACGCCGATGCTGGTCGCCCGGGACCGCCGCATCCTCGGCGTCGTCCACCTCAAGGATATCGTCAAGCCGGATATCGCCCTGCGCTTCGCCGAGCTCCGGCGCATGGGCATCCGCACGGTGATGATCACCGGCGACAATGCGCTGACGGCGGCGGCGATCGCGGCCGAGGCCGGCGTCGACGACTTCCTGGCCGAGGCCACGCCGGAAAAGAAGCTGGAATGGATTCGCAAGGAGCAGGCCCAGGGGCGCATGGTCGCCATGTGCGGCGACGGCACCAACGACGCGCCGGCCCTTGCCCAAGCCGACATCGGCGTCGCCATGAACGACGGAACGCAGGCGGCGCGGGAAGCCGCCAATATCGTCGATCTCGACAGCGATCCGACCAAGCTGTTGGAGGTCGTCAGGATCGGCAAGCAGCTGCTGATCAGCCGCGGCTCGCTCACCACTTTCTCCATCGCCAACGACGTGGCCAAGTACTTCGCGATCCTGCCGGCCCTGTTCGTGACCGCCTATCCGTCGCTCCAGGCGCTCAACGTCATGGGCCTGGCCAGCCCGCAAAGCGCCATCCTGTCGGCCGTCGTCTTCAACGCCTTGATCATCGTCGCCCTCATTCCCTTGGCGCTACGTGGCATTCGCTATGTCCCGTCGAGCGCGTCGGCCCTCCTGCGGCGCAACCTGATGGTCTATGGCGCCGGCGGCCTCATCGTGCCGTTCGTCGGCATCAAGCTCATCGACATGGTGCTGACGTCGCTTGGCCTCGCCTAG
- the kdpF gene encoding K(+)-transporting ATPase subunit F: protein MSLDLVIGAAVALLLLGYLVYVLLRPERF, encoded by the coding sequence ATGAGCCTCGACCTCGTCATCGGCGCGGCGGTCGCGCTGCTATTGCTCGGCTACCTCGTCTACGTGCTGCTGCGTCCCGAGCGCTTTTAG